The Rhododendron vialii isolate Sample 1 chromosome 3a, ASM3025357v1 nucleotide sequence atctgggttctggaacacgaccagaagaaTCCTAGAGGCCTTTTAAACAAATGAAGGAGCAAGCAATAACAACCACAGCTAAGCAACTCTAGGTATACAGAAAGCAAtgaactggttattagcatgcttaGGTGATTGATAGAAATGTAAGCTAACAGaaatgatgatcaatgatccccacgccaatAGTGCTCGtactaccatgactggcgtacggcataagtgtactggcgtgcgccatgtctcatcCCACGCGACTGTTGTATTtcaccagtttaaggccaggactagtattgcttactagcctgggccttactggttcccctcaggagatGCAAATAGAAatgaacacaaaggtggtatacctttttgtattaaGATTTGAAGGTGGTGTTGAGCTTAAAGGTTAAAGATGGAGGTTGGATGGTGACTGGACATCAACGGGGTGTGTGGAAGTGAGCTGCcatcctttctctttcaatgggagagaagagatagagagcaagaggagagaagaagaaagagtgcACTCTTTAATGTgactaaccccttgcaaatgaatgcaagggggggtatttatagaggagagagggactgaagagagactgagatcagttggggcTAAGGGCTGTTTGGCCTTGAGAGGGAGCctctcatgcattaaatgcatgggacttaccttgatggggggtgtaggagagaaggggggacGTCCCTGCCGAACgcaatcatcagggagactgtggccgacgtcagggtggcacaaaagtctcgtccatgtggctgaataaagttgatttgactgggctaaattggcgtgcgccacatacgGACAAGCAtgcgccagtgataactgagtcaacggtcaatgaccgacacgtggcagttaactggcgtacgtcatcaaggtactggcgtaagccagtttgggttttgctggggctgtttggctctggtttgaagggggtttgaaagaggttcgggacgctcaaagctcaaacacaccatcgtcctcagactgttctcgaccacaatcatcattggggaattaAAACATCGGAAAATAGCGTtctctggacagtccagaatggggtgtctacatcaCTCTAACTGTTTGTTTAAATGTCTCAAAAATCCTAGACAAGCTTAACACCTTTGTTAAAAAGAGGACAAGTTCATCTTTGTGTTATGGGTGTTGATAATCCCTAAGCTtagcctttagtttaatctccagttaaaaagccATAGTTAGGATAAGTAGCCATTTACTAAATCTCTTAGTTGGTCATCTCAACGCCAAACTTAGGTTGGCGGTTCTAATGCTAAAAACTCTATGCAAAGCAAATTTTCAATCAAGTTATGGGTGCGCTCCCTATGGATTCtaccccggacttccggatattatgctttCAACTGACCTAGTCCTATGCTTGGGGTACTCTAATTAcaacacacattaaggtcgcaagcatcCTGTTTAGGGGGAGGGGGCCGCCGCCCtctttgtagagacccgtaaatttcttttatataatATTAATGTTTTATAAAGGATAAAATGATGGTATAATGTGGAAATTATGTTTGTGGGTTAATGTGCAAGGATTTGGAAAGATTTGGGTGTTAGTGCAATAAGTGGAgtgcatatatgtatgtatgccTGTGTAGGAGagaaaaatctctcttttctcctctctcactcccgtctctctctccttctggtgtctctctctctcttcctctttcacTCAAAATCTTACTCAATCATTCATGAACCCACacaaaacaaccttcaatcttTCATCGTTGCGTGTAGTGGAGCTCGTACCTCGTTGGATTGAGCACGGTGAGGCGTATTTTGCTCGGTGTGGACTTTGGAGGCTAGGGCTCGGTCTCTCTCTTGGAAATCgttcttcgacttcgaggtagggattctacctctcaatatatgtaaaaaaaagtGTTTGCTTACCTTGAATCATGCCTATGGTTATTGTTGTTGAACCCTTGAAAATTCTgtagaaaatctgctcgaactaAGTTGATATCGATACCACTTCGCacgggtatcgatacccttgcgtctggaatgtTTCTTAGCCCTTTGGTATCGATGTCATTTTgcataggtatcgataccaattgCTTATGGACAGTTTTGCTGCATTTGTCTCATACTCCATCGTTTAAcctccgatcacttctaacttgttctaaacATCATTGAATCACCCCATAGCATGATTATTCGTACTCGTTGAGTTCGTGGAGTATCTTTGGCCCTTGTTCGGTAGAATTTGAAGTTGATTACCATGTACACCACGGTTGAATTGGAATGACACATTATGAAGATACGAGATTCTTGAACACTTATTGACATAACGAGAACATTCAAGATCCATCGATGGGTGGGTTCCTGGCAGCGGGTATCGGGATCATCTAATTGGCCTGGCAAGAGCAAAAGCTTGTATTGGTTACTTTCAGGACCTATCGATGGGTATGGtacctggcaggggatatcgggatccgttaattggcccggcaggagtTTCGGCTTATGACACTTACAATGAAAAGATGTTGGACAAATGGAATATGGAAATGGTTCTAGTGTGAGTTGTGCGATAATCATTAAGTCGTGGATTTGAGATTATTGAGCCAAGATTGTTGATTATCTTATGGTCCTTATTCTTGTTCCTATCTAGAGATTGCCCTAgcatttcatttgcatataatgttagtgtagaattttctactgggctagtgtagctcaacccttcATTATTTTCATGTGCTAACCCAAAACAATAGCTTACATTGGAAGTTGGAATGCTTGGATGTGgaaaatacttttgaaagctaattGTAGGAGTTActtagccatctttgtaaatcatcttttgaaagatgtgtttgtaattttaattgtaaatcttttgactatagAATATTATAAACTCTTAACCCTCTTTCGATACTTTgtacttatgttaatttggACCTTGGAGCCAATGATGTAATCTTTTGAAAACTCTTGGATGTGGAGGTACAATTATGGAAGTGAAAATGTTAAGCTCTTTTGAGGTATCGTATGGTttattgtgaggttttatttatggaaataatttatatttatgttgaaaaatcgagggcgtgacactcCTCTTCCTGCTCCCCCCGTTTCCCCCCTAATTCCCCCATCCTCTCCCATCCGCCTCTCGATTTACGGGTTCTCCTAGCGTTGTTGAGTTCGGCGATTAGGTTCTAGCCGATGGCTTGTGGATCTGATCTTGTCCGACCGTGCGTTGGAGTTTCTCAGATCTGGTTGCTGGTGGCGATGGACGAGATTAATAAGGTTAGGCGTGtgtggagttagggttttgtttgagttTTCCAACGGTTTTTTCCATCTTGTTTCACCAGCTAATTTCTCCAGTTCGGTCTTGTACCAATTCGGGTTTTCCCTCGGATCTGGTGGGTTTGCGGTGGTGGGCGAATAATATTTTCCTTGGCTTTGTTTTGGTGACTATTTGTATGTATTTTTGTCGGATGGGTGGCTTTCTGGTCGTCGTTCGGATTCGGTTTCTAGTGCTTTGGAGGCTCCAGAGTAGTGCATTCACCGAATGCATTCGTTGTGACTGCTCTTCAGTGACTTCTCCCTCGTCTGTGAGATACGGGGGTCGTAATGACCAACAATGGCAACATCCTCTTTCGGCGTGGCGGATTTCACCGTCTCGTGGGTAGCCGTTCTATCCtttatcgtttttttttttgtgtgcttattgtaatctagggtttcaattttGGAGATTTCGATACTTTTACTCTAGGTGATGTCCCTTGCTTGTGTGGTTTCTCTCTGTAAATTGATCCTCTGGATCCTTATTTGATATTGGCAATGAAtgttaatttcaaaaaagaagaagagcgAATTAGAGCATCACCAATCCTAACCCATTTTTTCTCCCCAAATTTGAGTAGAGATTTCAGCCAAAAACTTGATTTGGGTAAGACGGCAAGTCAATTGCTTATCACTAAGCAAGGCAAGGcaaggcattgctcacggcatgccaagaccaagggtgaCATCTCTAATGCTAAACTTGTATTTTTATTCATATCTGGTACTGAATGGCACACTAGTAATTAATGAGAGTGATGATTTGAGAAAAATGGGTATGGGTTTGAATTTTCCCaaatttgggtgaaaaaatgggTAGAATTCAAAATATGTAGAAAAATGGGTATAACATTGGAGATGGATTTTTAGGCTTTATACTCAAATTTTGGATACGAGTAATAAAATGGGTAAGGATTGGAGTTGCTCTTACCATGTATTATTGGGTCTTGTTTctctaaggtttttatttttttaatacttattttttgttttacgagatgTGTCATTATCTCATAATAAAtcaactttaattcaaaaaaataagtatttattttagttaaaagaACACACCATTGGTGATTTGGAGAATGTAAACCATTGAAGTGGTAATAAAACCGGGCATCCTCCACCTACCGGTAATTCTCCCTAGAATTTATTCTCCACTTGAGATCAAAAGCTAACACCGAACTGCAGAGAAGGTTACACGCCGGTGGGATATCAGGCAGTCCAACTTCGATTTCTTTCTTACATCTGAATCACGTGCATTGCACGTGGAGACCGGTGGGAGGAATAAGACTTACATCTggaaaaaccctaaaccctaaaatctGTTTGGAAGCAAATGGAGAATGGTAACCTGCTCGATCAAGCACTGGGAGGAGGTCTCATCGAAGACGCTTCTTCTGCTAGTCGGAGCGGCGGCGGCCGAGTGCTTCTCATCGAGGACTGCGTCGAGACCAGCGCCGCCTTCGTGCTTCACCACCTCATCAAGCggactctctctcctcctcactCCTCCGCCGCACTCATCATCTTTGCCGCCTTTGCGCATCCTTTCTCTCACTACGATCGCATTCTACGTAAAATggtccccccctctctctctctctctctctctctgtgtgtgtctCAATTTGTGATTTTGCTTCATTACGCTTTCATTTCCGACTCTGTGAACGTGATAGTTCAAATGTTGTTATGGCCCTCATGGGTGTCAATTGTCAATGGATTTAGGAATTGGACTAGTAGTGTGATTATGATGCGTTGATGTCCTTCTTGTATCTTATGTCACACTCTTCAACTTTTCGTAGTCTTCGCAGTTCATGGAAATTGACTGGACATTTCACTTGATACTTGGAATTGTTATTATTTAACAATTTCTAATATACCGACTTGTTAATATGACAGGGTTGCAATTTAGCTGTTCAAAGGGATAATAAGAGGTTCGTTTTCCTCGATATGCTTACATTCGAATGTCCAGGTGAGAATCAGGTATAAATTGTTTCGTCCAACCCTGTCGCGCTTCTTTTTTCTGTCTAGATTCTTGGAGACATAATTACTTGACTATTGGAAATCTATTCACGTAGTGAATCATTGGGCATAAGATAGTACCTACGGTAGCCAAGACGCGTGGCACACCTTTGTGATTTTTGGGCATAAGATAGTTTCAGGCTGAAATACCATGGCCTACGTTTGTGATATTTCGTTACATGAGTAACACCCTTTGCCATTGTGTTTTTCGACTAAGAGATTGTTGGCCCAAACTGTTTTGAATCTCGTAGGGGCATCTAATTTCTTGCAGTTAGTTATCTTTATCCAAATTGTACAAGTCGGATGAGCAAATAAATATGCAACTATACAAGTTGAGTTTGTTCTTAAATTCAAAAGTTCCagtggaaaatgatgaaatTATAGGTGgaaaccttttgattttgaattggtCAATTTAATAACAGAAGTCCTCTTTTGTTGAGTAATGTCAGATGGAGATGGAGGTGGAACTTTTGAAGGTGGACTTGTTGAATTGTATGGAAAGATCCAGAAAGCTGTGGAGGTTAGCATCGTAAATGGTGGAAGTAGGAGCATCAGTATTATGATTGATGATATTTCGCTTCTGGAGGTTGCTGCTAAAGGGTCTTCAAATCACGTGTTAGACTTTCTGCATTACTGTCACACTTTAACAACTGAAATTGTAAGACATTGTTGTGTTGatcaattactttttttttccacttcCAATTGTCTCATCATTGAGTCTTGCCCGTGTATCATTTTTACTTTGTCCCTCTCACAGGGTTGTTCACTAGCTGTTCTTAATCATGAGGATATATATTCAAGAATGGAGAGACCTAATCTTATTTTACAAATGGAGTACCTTGCAGAAGTTATCATAAAGGTAGAGCCTTTGGCCACTGGTTTGGCAACTGATGTGCATGGACAGGTATGATTTGTGTTTTTTGGCGTCTGTGCGATTTATCTTATTATACTGCTTTATATACGATTAACAGTAGAAGTTAATATTTACGAAGGGGAATAAATTATTGTTCATGTGGCATGGACAAGAACATGACTTGAAACATGCAGTGGCGGACGCAGGATTCCTAGTGTGCGGGGACCAAATCACATGTATTCataaattaacaacaaaatacCATTGTTATATAATTGTTACACAATTTTGAAGGGACCTTTCTTCATAATTTTCACAAACAACAGTCTTGTTACCCAGACAGCAgcctggggggggggggggggggggtgaatagggttgctaattaaaaaaaattaccagtTAAAAGCTACAAGGCAAATAACTAATTAGCAAATATATAAAGAGAGTTAAGAAGCGCAAACCcagtttatagtggttcggtatGAATTTGTCCACAGTCCAGcctactccacttctctccAAGGCAATCtcttgaaggttccactaataAAAATGGAATTACACCGGTAAGCCTTGCGGGTGCTTGAAATTACCTACGCTCCTAGCTTTCCGGAGGAGCTAGACAACCACAAGGATTTAAAGTACAAAATCCTCAAAAACcccttccaaaaacaaaacccctGTTTTTGGAATTGCAAAACcagtgtttgatttctcaaacacTTAAATCTCTCAAAAGATAATAGAATTTGTAGCTCACAATTACAACACTCCTCAAAGAGTAGATACAACAATTTTGCTCACAAATCTCTCAAAGTAATTGTATGAAAAATGAAGTGTAGGAGAGAGTGAAAATTGCTCTTGTAATGCTCTGTGTATTTTCTTTGCTGTAGCTTGGAGGTTCTGTGTCTCTTAGCTAatgaacctcttccattatatAGCTTGAATATTTGGACCGTTGAAATTTGTCCGTTGAGATGCAAATCTCATTTTTGCTGATATTGATCTTCATTTATCGCTAGTGATCGCTGAGCCATAAAATCTACACATGCAGAGATATTTGTCTTTCCTTGAATGCAGTAGAGAAATGTTGAGCCGTATTTTTCAACGTCGAGTATTAACTCCCAAGCTCTCAAGTCAACAATGGAAGAAAACACTCCAGACGAAAATGAAGAAACTGGTCAACCATATATTAAAGACGTCCACTGTGCAAGTTTACTTTTGGGCCAAATGGGTTTTGATTACATGCATGCACATAGGCCAAAAACTGATTTTAAAAAGAGTTCTTTTATTATGagcaatataaaaaataaaaaaataaggccAGGAgacttttcttttaaaatgaATTTGTACACGAGCTGTACACATATTATTTTGGCCACACACAAACaaggatttctttctttttatgggTGAACATATATTAAGACTTTTACCCTTTCAATAGAAATTTTATAAGAGGATTTTAACCATGCattttaagaaatcaattttgtcataaaacataatcaaaataagTTATTTCTAACAAGTCTAAAGTGCACTAGAAATAATGAGATAATTGGGAGGTGTGCAGAGGACCGGGACCCCGCTTGCACCCCCCTTGGTCTGCCCTTGGAGTCCTGGACACATGCACTCAGTAGTCAGTACCACAATGAGTGGTAAATAATGGGATAAATATTGTTCTGACCAAACTTGGATTTGTATATTTGTTGCAATCTCATTGCCAGTTTTCTTCTCACAGAATTTTCCAAAGATTTTACATTATTTGCTAGTTGTCTTTTTTCTTCACAATTTACAATTGCAACTCAATGTTAATGTATTGCTGCATATCTTAGACATGATGTGTTTGAGTTGTTGAATAGACTGTGTTTCAGAGACACAATTTGTCAGTAGGCAATTAGTCGACTTCTCGTGCCATCGACAATTTTGTCAATGTATGAATCTATTGCGAGCAAATTAGACAGCATCATTGAAATTCTAGAACGTTGGAAAAAATCACCAGAACCGTCGGGGTGAATGGGGTGGGTTGGGGGTAAGCAAAGCTATGAATTGAGAAGTAGAGTAGGCAAGAATTTGCAGATCATGGTTCATACGGTGATCtcagtttgaaaaaaaaatggatatttGTTTCTATTGTAATCCAGCATGTTGCGTCATCTAATTTATTTTGTTCGTAAATATTCATTGTGTTTCACTTGTAACGTGTTGTATGGCAGCATAGCTTCTAAGATGATTCCTTTTAAACACGTCTAAGGTTATGTCTTGTGTTAGTTTATTTGGGTTCTGTACTCGTGTCGAAGCTCTctgttgtgttttgaaaaacatACTCCtatgttttttcagaaacccAAATAACTACACTATGATACTAGTGGTGCCACAATATCATGAGAAGTTTTGGGATTGTAATAGATATTAGTGGTTCTTAGTTACAATCCAATATTCTTTTGTGGATAAAAAGACCAGAGAACACTTCCTGGTAGAGAGCAATAGACATCACAACTGGTTCTATTCTTGTCAGCACCTATACCAATATGAGTTTTACTTTTCTTTCAGCGACTTTATTTCCAGATAAATTTACCCTTTGTTATATTCAGTTGACAGTAATGAACAAGAGAAATTTTGATGGGCCCTTACGGAAGAAGTCTAACTTCCACTTCAGGGTCAAGGAAAATAATGTCGAATACTTCTATCCGGGGAGTCGGACTTGAAGATATCTTGGAGAATTCATTGTTGATATTCAACTCTCCTGACTCCACTTACTTTTCGGACATTGAGACTTTTACGCATGTAAGCTTTAGTTAACTATTAGAAGCATCATTTGACAAAATGAGAATTTAAATATCATTGCTTATCAACGCTTGAGTTTTGAATAGGTTGGAGAATATTAATGCCTCTGGTTTATCTTTGTTTATAAAAGCTATTGGTTTCCATCCTGTGTTGTCTGCATGAGAATTTCTGTCAAATGGCTGAAATGTAcatgtttggtttggttgaatTGAGTTCGAATATATGTgcccaaagaaaaaaagaaagaagcagcAAAATTGAGTTTTAGTGGGCATGGCAAGAGGAGGTGAATGaagcttcaattttttttaaattttttgagttgTTCAAAAATTGAGCACAAACCAAGTTTTTGGAAGTCAAGCGTAAGCCTACCCGAATGGGGTTTCTGGCATTCTGCATAATTATAAAAATGATGGAACGAAACTTGCACTCTGCTGTGTTTGGCTTATAAATTTGTTTTCTCATAATATGACCTTGCGGTGGGCATGCATATGCAAGTTTTGATTTAGGAAAAACAAATTAGACAAACATATTTGGAAGTGGTTGGCGCTGAGACTTCCACAccaagagagaaagaaagagaaagggacGAATCTCAAATGTCAGGTGGATGACCTCCGATGGAGAAGGAAGCTGCTGTAGAACATGGATGCAGTTATATGAAATTGGCAGGCCAATTTACCTATTAACCTTCAATTTTCTTAACTTGTATTTGTGGATATTTTAGGAACTAATAAGTGTGAGGCAGCCTCAAGAAGGAATCTACACCATAGTGGTGCTcttcctttatatattagactaGAATACTAGTGTAATGCTTGTGTTTTGCACGTTTCTGCGTTCTCATTGGTTTAATTGGTATTCGGGAACTTAATATACAtatgttttttgttcttgtagTGATGATAGTAGATTGTACATCAAAAAGTGTATTTACAGTTTTATCCGATCTATTTGGAGTCCATTTCAGCCTCGCAAACTTTCCCACCACCATAGTGCAGGCCATTCCTTGGGAGTcttgctattggtaccgacgggtaccgtagggaaaatgcactGATGGCCacgctgggccgtctccggccaccggacggtcaatccgagccgtccaattttttttttaaaaaaaaaccgagtgggcctatgtgggaatcaacggcatccgacatgcgtaggtgctcgatccaaaaaccccattttttcgtatatatgtttttttttttttttaaatttttggacggctcggatcggccgtctggtggccggagactgccCAGCGCGGCCGCCagtgcattttccctacggtacccgtcagtaccaatatcattttcgattCCTTGGCGCTTGAGCAACAGAGAAAAGAACAATAAATATGGCAGCATACAAAATATTGAATAAATGCCATAGAAGTAACGCCGATTTTTGTCATTTCTGGTTAGATCCACAGCCAACTTAGAAGCTTTATAACAATGTCGATAACAAGTATATGGAGTAAGTTTTGCACACACCTGCATTGGGACCATCGGTGTTGAAGAGGATTGGCCGGTACCGCCTATCCTCATTCATCAAGCTTGAGTTCTGGAAATGACCGATAAAAGCAGCATTTCATTGTATGCGAGCATAAGCAAGTGATGCCCACCTTTTCGCTGTTGAACTTATCCCATTTCTTTCCATTAAATGCCTGTACAAAATAAGTTTTATTCTGTATTAGCTTTAGGTAGACATAACAAGCTATAGTGACtaccagaaacaaaaaaaggtgAAAGAAATGACATCTTCTATCTTACAGCATGGATGAAACAAACCTGATAGAACGGGATATTAATCAAGGAAGGATCATTCATGTTGATGAATGTGAAACCCTCTATTGCACTTGTTCTgcagaaaaaaaggaaggaaaataaatttccCAGGTAGGGGTGCCAAGATTCCTCGGTTATATCTAAATGCTTCTTCTCTGAACGAAAATTCGCTTGCCTTAAAATCAATGGGTAGATAAACGAAATCATATGTTACAAGCATCTTCAAAGTATACCTACGATTGAAACCATGTCAACATAGAACCAATTAGTTCCTAGCAGAGAAGGCAAGgggaacaaaagaaaaagaacatccAATGCATctgaaaagatttttttaacTTCAAACAACATAAATAAGAATATGCAAGACATAATACTAAACaaccattttcttcttgactaagtaAAAGACCCCAACTAAAGATTAAAGAACAATATCCCTTAAATTACGGAAAGTAAAGATTTTTTATACCTCCTTTTCTTATTGACTAAGCAAAAGACTCATCACTGAAATGCCTAAAATACCCAATACCCCCATATCTCAACTCCACCATGGACAAACTACAAGGGTAATTCCATCTTTTCATGATGTGGCTCAGCTATACATCCTTCTACCTTTTtatacaagtgtattgatatgtTACTCTAACCtcgaattttcttttcaaacttgatTTGAGATGCTCCCCTAGCACTGGGCGAGCAGAACTTGAATACTTTACTACCATTGACTCCGCCATGGGAAGAGCTACTTCTTTCTTGCTTGATAGGGGGCTTGCAATCACCAGTGCAGACTAAAAGTGCTCTTCAAACCGTGCTGGATAGTCACCCATCACACGGCTCTCAAACCCAACCTTTGGTGGATCCCAAGGGACAAATTCAAAGCGCTTGATCTTTTGCCCCATACTTTGAGATGCTCCTCCTTATCGATCAAGCAGCGACGTTGCTCGTGATAGGCTTAGCTTAAAGCCGCTATGGTTGCCTAGCCAATAATCttgccttccaataaggttgaaataccccaagcgtagggttaggtcgTCGACAGCATAATAATCGAAAGTCCGGGATTGTACCCACATGGAATCGGTAATAGCTTGTTCTGATTGTAGGTTTTATGTGATGGATTTTGTCGTTTAAGACgaccaacttttggttttgctttgaaagtggAATGACTTgctaaaagactagaaaagagtTTGATAAACTTAAAAagggcaagtctagggatcatccATCCCTTAACAAAGGCCATTATCgattctcaattataactcaagcgagagtcacgaccgcgcgcTCACAC carries:
- the LOC131318725 gene encoding elongator complex protein 6 isoform X1; amino-acid sequence: MENGNLLDQALGGGLIEDASSASRSGGGRVLLIEDCVETSAAFVLHHLIKRTLSPPHSSAALIIFAAFAHPFSHYDRILRKMGCNLAVQRDNKRFVFLDMLTFECPDGDGGGTFEGGLVELYGKIQKAVEVSIVNGGSRSISIMIDDISLLEVAAKGSSNHVLDFLHYCHTLTTEIGCSLAVLNHEDIYSRMERPNLILQMEYLAEVIIKVEPLATGLATDVHGQLTVMNKRNFDGPLRKKSNFHFRVKENNVEYFYPGSRT
- the LOC131318725 gene encoding elongator complex protein 6 isoform X2, translating into MVTCSIKHWEEVSSKTLLLLVGAAAAECFSSRTASRPAPPSCFTTSSSGLSLLLTPPPHSSSLPPLRILSLTTIAFYGCNLAVQRDNKRFVFLDMLTFECPDGDGGGTFEGGLVELYGKIQKAVEVSIVNGGSRSISIMIDDISLLEVAAKGSSNHVLDFLHYCHTLTTEIGCSLAVLNHEDIYSRMERPNLILQMEYLAEVIIKVEPLATGLATDVHGQLTVMNKRNFDGPLRKKSNFHFRVKENNVEYFYPGSRT
- the LOC131318725 gene encoding elongator complex protein 6 isoform X3, which produces MATSSFGVADFTVSWGCNLAVQRDNKRFVFLDMLTFECPDGDGGGTFEGGLVELYGKIQKAVEVSIVNGGSRSISIMIDDISLLEVAAKGSSNHVLDFLHYCHTLTTEIGCSLAVLNHEDIYSRMERPNLILQMEYLAEVIIKVEPLATGLATDVHGQLTVMNKRNFDGPLRKKSNFHFRVKENNVEYFYPGSRT